Proteins encoded within one genomic window of Ovis aries strain OAR_USU_Benz2616 breed Rambouillet chromosome 1, ARS-UI_Ramb_v3.0, whole genome shotgun sequence:
- the LOC114117576 gene encoding CD5 antigen-like: MALFFFLIFAFCTGPGILESSPKVRLVRGPHRCEGRVEVERNGEWGTVCDDGWNIKDAEVLCRELGCGAAKGTPSGNLYKPLADEKQKIFIQEVNCRGTEDKLIKCDWLEDVYDCSHSEDAGAICEKSSPKVRLVRGPHRCEGRVEVERNGEWGTVCDDGWNMKDAEVLCRELGCGAAKGTPSGNLYKPLADEKQKIFIQEVNCNGTEDELIKCDQLEDVYDCSHSEDAGAICESFCTGPGLLESSPKVRLVRGPHRCEGRVEVERNGEWGTVCDDGWNMKDVEVLCRELGCGTAKGTPSGNLYKPLADEKQKIFIREVSCNGTEDELIKCDWLEDVYDCSHTEDAGAICEKEQPYL, from the exons CCTTTTGCACCGGACCTGGAATTTTAG AGTCTTCACCCAAAGTGCGACTGGTGAGAGGTCCCCATCGCTGTGAAGGGCGGGTGGAAGTGGAACGGAATGGCGAGTGGGGCACTGTGTGTGACGACGGCTGGAACATAAAAGACGCGGAAGTGCTGTGCCGGGAGCTGGGCTGTGGAGCAGCCAAGGGGACACCCAGTGGTAATTTATATAAGCCCCTGgcagatgaaaaacaaaagatcTTCATCCAAGAAGTCAACTGCAGGGGGACGGAAGATAAATTGATTAAATGTGACTGGCTGGAAGACGTTTATGATTGCTCCCACAGCGAGGATGCAGGGGCAATATGTGAGA AGTCTTCACCCAAAGTGCGACTGGTGAGAGGTCCCCATCGCTGTGAAGGGCGGGTGGAAGTGGAACGGAATGGCGAGTGGGGCACTGTGTGTGACGACGGCTGGAACATGAAAGACGCGGAAGTGCTGTGCCGGGAGCTGGGCTGTGGAGCAGCCAAGGGGACACCCAGTGGTAATTTATATAAGCCCCTGgcagatgaaaaacaaaagatcTTCATCCAAGAAGTCAACTGCAATGGGACGGAAGATGAGTTGATTAAATGTGACCAGCTGGAAGACGTTTATGATTGCTCCCACAGTGAGGATGCAGGGGCAATATGTGAGA gCTTTTGCACTGGACCTGGACTTCTAG AGTCTTCACCCAAAGTGCGACTGGTGAGAGGTCCCCATCGCTGTGAAGGGCGGGTGGAAGTGGAACGGAATGGCGAGTGGGGCACTGTGTGTGACGATGGCTGGAACATGAAAGACGTGGAAGTGCTGTGCCGGGAGCTGGGCTGTGGAACAGCCAAGGGGACACCCAGTGGTAATTTATATAAGCCCCTGGcggatgaaaaacaaaaaatcttcatCCGAGAAGTCAGCTGCAATGGGACAGAAGATGAGTTGATTAAATGTGACTGGCTGGAAGACGTTTATGATTGCTCCCACACCGAGGATGCAGGGGCAATATGTGAGA
- the LOC101109313 gene encoding LOW QUALITY PROTEIN: lathosterol oxidase (The sequence of the model RefSeq protein was modified relative to this genomic sequence to represent the inferred CDS: deleted 1 base in 1 codon), producing MDIVLSIADYYVFTPYIYPATWPEDNIFRQAITLLIVTNLGAFILYFFATLSYYFVYDHLLMKHPQFLKNQVSREIAHSVQSMPWMSIPTILLFLLEVRGYSRLYDGIGEFPYGWFQLAASVLSFLFFTDMLIYWIHRGLHHRLVYKRLHKPHHVWKIPTPFVSHAFHPLDGFLQSLPYHIYPFIFPLHKVVYLSLYILVNIWTISIHDGDFHVPQLLKPFINGSAHHTDHHMLFDYNYGQYFTLWDRIGGLFRNPSSFEGTGPLNYVKKIAEEKHNSLGGNGYKNEKLFNGECTKTEQIISQLLKNFNQGKIIYICYH from the exons ATGGATATTGTACTCAGTATTGCAGATTATTATGTTTTTACACCGTACATATATCCAGCCACATGGCCAGAGGACAACATCTTCCGACAAGCTATCACTCTCCTGATTGTAACAAATCTTGGTGCTTTTATACTGTATTTCTTTGCAACACTGAGTTATTACTTTGTCTATGATCATTTATTAATGAAACAcccacaatttttaaagaatcaagtCTCTCGAGAGATTGCACATTCTGTCCAGTCAATGCCATGGATGAGCATCCCCACGATTTTACTGTTCCTACTAGAGGTGAGAGGTTACAGCAGACTCTATGACGGCATAGGAGAGTTTCCATATGGCTGGTTTCAGCTCGCTGCTAGTGTCttgtcctttctcttcttcactGACATGCTGATCTACTGGATTCACAGAGGCCTTCATCATAGACTTGTTTATAAGCGCTTACACAAACCTCATCATGTCTGGAAGATTCCAACTCCATTTGTGAGTCACGCGTTTCACCCTCTGGACGGCTTCCTTCAGAGTCTGCCTTACCACATATACCCTTTTATCTTCCCGTTACACAAGGTAGTTTATTTAAGCTTGTACATCTTGGTCAATATCTGGACAATTTCCATTCATGATGGTGATTTTCATGTTCCCCAGCTCTTAAAACCT TTTATTAATGGCTCGGCTCATCACACAGACCACCATATGCTCTTTGACTATAATTATGGACAGTACTTCACCTTGTGGGATAGAATTGGAGGCTTATTCAGAAATCCCTCCTCCTTTGAGGGGACTGGACCTCTTAATTATGTGAAGAAAATAGCAGAAGAAAAGCACAATAGCCTTGGAGGAaatggttataaaaatgaaaaattattcaacGGAGAGTGCACAAAGACTGAGCAGATTATTTcccaattattaaaaaattttaatcaaggAAAAATAATCTACATATGTTACCACTAG